From the Diospyros lotus cultivar Yz01 chromosome 13, ASM1463336v1, whole genome shotgun sequence genome, one window contains:
- the LOC127788726 gene encoding 5-oxoprolinase 1, producing MGSLNREKLRFCVDRGGTFTDVYAEIPGQSEGRVMKLLSVDPSNYEDAPIEGIRRILEEFTGERISRSSKIPTDRIEWIRMGTTVATNALLERKGERIALCVTRGFRDLLQIGNQARPNIFDLTVSKPSNLYEEVIEVDERVELVMGNEESNADSSTLVVKGISGELVRVVQPLNEATLKPLLEVLLQKGISCLAVVLMHSYTFPQHEVSVEKLAVSLGFKHVSLSSALTPMVRAVPRGLTASVDAYLTPVIKEYLSGFISKFDDGLAKVNVLFMQSDGGLAPESRFSGHKAVLSGPAGGVVGYSQTLFGLETDKPLIGFDMGGTSTDVSRYAGSYEQVLETQIAGVIIQAPQLDINTVAAGGGSKLKFQFGAFRVGPKSVGAHPGPVCYRKGGELAVTDANLVLGFVIPDYFPSIFGPKEDQPLDVSATREEFKKLADQINSYRKSQNPSTNDMTIEEIAQGFVNVANETMCRPIRQLTEMKGHETRNHALACFGGAGPQHACAIARSLGMTEVLIHRFCGILSAYGMGLANVVEEVQEPYSAVYNCESLQEASRREAILLNQAKQNLRGQGFKEENITTETYLYLSYEGTDTSIMVKKQINEDGSGGDYAVEFVKLFQQEYGFKLQNRRILICDIRVRGIGVTNILRPRTLEPASGTPKVEGRYKVYFENGWNDTPLFKLEQLTYGHVIPGPAIIMNGNSTVIVEPKCKAIITKYGNIKIEIGSASSTLKVADKVADVVQLSIFNHRFMGIAEQMGRTLQRTSISTNIKERLDFSCALFGPDGGLVANAPHVPVHLGAMSSTVQWQLKYWADNLHNGDVLVTNHPCAGGSHLPDITVITPVFSSGKLVFFVASRGHHAEIGGITPGSMPPFSKSIWEEGAAIKAFKLVEKGIFQEEGIIKLLKFPCLDESALNIPGTRRLDDNLSDLRAQVAANQRGISLIQELIEQYGLDTVKAYMTYVQINAEEAVREMLKSVAANTVSSESDKCGKTDFLTIEEEDYMDDGSVIHLKLSINPDKGEAVFDFSGTSPEVYGNWNAPEAVTAAAVIYCLRCLVNVDIPLNQGCLAPVKIHIPEGSFLSPSDKAAVVGGNVLTSQRITDVILTAFQACACSQGCMNNLTFGDDTFGYYETIGGGSGAGPSWDGTSGVQCHMTNTRMTDPEIFEQRYPVILHRFGLRENSGGAGLHRGGNGLVREIEFRRPVVVSILSERRVHAPRGLKGGKDGARGVNYLFTKDNRRVYLGGKNIVEVQVGEILQILTPGGGGWGVL from the coding sequence ATGGGGAGTCTCAACAGAGAAAAACTAAGGTTTTGCGTCGATAGAGGGGGCACATTCACTGATGTTTATGCTGAAATTCCGGGTCAGTCTGAGGGTCGAGTTATGAAGCTCTTGTCTGTTGATCCGTCTAACTATGAGGACGCTCCAATTGAGGGTATCCGGagaattttggaagaatttacCGGGGAAAGAATTTCTCGGTCTTCAAAAATTCCTACAGATAGGATAGAATGGATAAGAATGGGTACTACTGTGGCAACAAATGCATTGTtggagagaaagggagagagaattgcACTTTGCGTGACTCGAGGCTTTAGGGATCTATTGCAGATTGGTAACCAGGCTCGCCCCAACATATTTGACCTTACAGTTTCAAAACCTTCGAATCTCTATGAAGAGGTTATAGAAGTTGATGAGAGAGTTGAGCTTGTCATGGGTAATGAGGAAAGTAATGCAGATTCTTCTACACTGGTAGTTAAAGGGATTTCAGGAGAGCTTGTTCGGGTTGTGCAGCCACTGAATGAAGCAACCCTAAAGCCTTTGCTTGAAGTTTTGTTGCAGAAAGGTATTAGCTGTTTAGCCGTGGTGTTAATGCACTCCTACACTTTCCCACAGCATGAAGTATCTGTGGAGAAATTAGCTGTGAGTTTGGGCTTCAAACATGTTTCCTTGTCTTCTGCTCTAACCCCCATGGTCCGTGCAGTTCCTAGAGGTTTAACAGCAAGCGTGGATGCTTACCTCACCCCAGTTATCAAAGAGTACTTATCAGGGTTCATATCCAAATTTGATGACGGATTGGCAAAGGTGAATGTTCTGTTTATGCAATCAGATGGAGGACTTGCACCAGAAAGTAGATTTTCTGGCCACAAAGCAGTTTTATCAGGCCCTGCGGGTGGTGTTGTTGGTTACTCACAGACCCTATTTGGGCTTGAAACAGATAAACCCCTCATTGGGTTTGACATGGGTGGTACATCTACTGATGTAAGCAGATATGCGGGAAGCTATGAGCAAGTTCTAGAAACCCAGATTGCCGGTGTTATTATACAAGCACCTCAGCTTGACATAAACACTGTAGCTGCTGGTGGAGGATCAAAGTTAAAGTTCCAGTTTGGAGCTTTCCGGGTGGGACCCAAGTCAGTGGGTGCGCATCCAGGTCCTGTTTGTTATCGGAAAGGGGGAGAATTGGCTGTTACTGATGCAAACCTTGTTTTGGGATTTGTAATTCCTGATTATTTCCCATCAATCTTTGGCCCCAAGGAGGATCAACCTTTAGATGTCAGTGCAACTAGAGAAGAATTCAAGAAACTTGCAGATCAAATTAATTCCTATAGAAAGAGTCAGAATCCATCAACAAACGACATGACTATAGAGGAGATTGCACAAGGATTTGTAAATGTTGCCAATGAAACAATGTGCCGGCCAATAAGGCAATTAACTGAAATGAAGGGTCATGAGACAAGAAATCATGCTCTTGCTTGCTTTGGAGGTGCTGGACCACAACATGCCTGTGCAATTGCTAGGTCACTTGGTATGACAGAGGTATTAATTCACAGGTTTTGTGGAATCTTAAGTGCATATGGAATGGGTTTGGCTAATGTAGTTGAGGAGGTACAGGAGCCATATTCTGCAGTTTATAACTGTGAATCTTTACAAGAAGCTTCTCGGAGAGAAGCTATTTTGTTGAATCAGGCTAAGCAGAATTTGCGAGGGCAAGGGTTCAAAGAGGAAAACATCACAACAGAGACGTATTTGTATTTGAGTTATGAGGGCACAGATACCTCCATCATGGTAAAGAAGCAGATAAATGAAGATGGCTCAGGAGGTGATTATGCTGTTGAATTTGTCAAGCTCTTTCAGCAAGAGTATGGATTCAAGCTGCAGAATAGGAGGATCCTCATCTGTGACATAAGGGTTCGTGGTATTGGAGTCACCAATATCTTGAGGCCACGGACCTTGGAACCTGCTTCTGGTACCCCAAAAGTTGAAGGTCGCTACAAGGTTTACTTTGAGAATGGATGGAATGATACACCTTTATTCAAGCTTGAGCAGCTCACTTATGGACATGTCATACCCGGCCCTGCTATTATCATGAATGGTAACAGCACTGTAATAGTAGAACCCAAATGTAAAGCTATTATCACCAAATATGGCAACATTAAAATTGAGATTGGGTCTGCATCTAGCACATTGAAGGTGGCAGACAAGGTTGCAGATGTTGTGCAGCTCTCAATCTTCAATCACAGGTTTATGGGTATAGCTGAACAGATGGGACGGACCCTGCAGAGAACTTCCATATCGACCAATATCAAAGAACGTCTAGATTTCTCTTGTGCTCTCTTTGGTCCTGATGGCGGGCTAGTAGCAAATGCCCCTCATGTCCCGGTACACTTGGGCGCTATGTCAAGTACTGTGCAGTGGCAACTCAAGTACTGGGCCGACAATTTGCACAATGGAGATGTTTTGGTTACTAATCATCCCTGTGCTGGAGGTAGCCACCTGCCTGATATAACTGTCATTACCCCGGTTTTTAGTAGCGGAAAGCTGGTATTCTTCGTGGCAAGTAGAGGGCATCATGCAGAGATTGGAGGCATCACTCCTGGAAGCATGCCTCCTTTTTCTAAGTCCATATGGGAAGAAGGAGCTGCCATAAAAGCATTCAAGCTTGTGGAAAAGGGGATTTTTCAGGAAGAAGGAATCATCAAACTTCTCAAGTTCCCTTGTTTAGATGAATCTGCACTTAACATTCCAGGAACCCGCaggcttgatgataatttatCTGATCTTCGGGCACAAGTAGCTGCGAATCAGAGAGGAATTTCCCTTATTCAGGAGCTTATCGAGCAGTACGGTTTGGACACTGTCAAAGCTTACATGACTTATGTGCAGATCAATGCAGAAGAAGCAGTTAGAGAAATGCTCAAGTCAGTTGCTGCAAATACTGTTTCTTCTGAGTCAGATAAGTGTGGAAAGACAGATTTTCTGACCATTGAAGAGGAAGATTATATGGATGATGGTTCTGTGATACATCTGAAGCTATCAATCAATCCTGATAAAGGGGAAGCTGTGTTTGATTTCTCTGGGACCAGCCCAGAGGTTTACGGGAATTGGAATGCACCCGAAGCAGTGACAGCTGCAGCAGTCATTTACTGCCTCCGCTGTTTGGTGAACGTTGACATTCCTCTCAATCAAGGTTGTCTAGCTCCTGTCAAAATACACATCCCAGAGGGTTCATTCCTTTCTCCGAGTGACAAGGCTGCCGTAGTGGGAGGTAATGTTCTTACTTCTCAGAGGATAACAGATGTTATACTTACTGCATTCCAGGCCTGTGCTTGTTCTCAGGGTTGCATGAACAATCTGACTTTTGGGGATGACACCTTTGGGTACTACGAAACAATTGGAGGTGGGAGCGGGGCTGGCCCCTCCTGGGATGGTACCAGTGGCGTGCAATGCCATATGACAAACACTCGTATGACTGATCCTGAGATCTTTGAGCAGAGGTATCCAGTTATTCTGCatagatttggattaagagAGAACAGTGGAGGTGCTGGACTGCATAGAGGGGGCAATGGACTTGTCAGGGAGATTGAATTCAGACGCCCAGTTGTAGTCAGCATTCTTTCAGAGAGGCGGGTCCACGCACCAAGAGGGTTGAAGGGAGGAAAGGATGGAGCTCGGGGCGTTAACTACCTTTTCACAAAGGATAATCGGAGAGTGTACCTAGGAGGTAAGAACATAGTTGAGGTACAGGTCGGTGAAATTCTTCAGATTCTAACTCCAGGTGGTGGTGGTTGGGGTGTTCTGTGA